In Desulfuribacillus stibiiarsenatis, one genomic interval encodes:
- a CDS encoding GMC family oxidoreductase, whose amino-acid sequence MLQWKYQNQEADIVIVGAGAAGGVLAKELAEANFTVVVIEAGPTRDPQHDFASDELSMQQLAWNDTRIVAGNNPLTMGHNNSGRGVGGGTVHFTGVFLRFHDTDFRMKSLHGVGEDWPISYEDLEPFYAKVEKDIAVSGPKYFPWGNFNGPYPYPERDPLSPNTYMFMDGCKTLGIVASVAPLAILSAPFEGRPPCINRGFCNQGCMPNAKFSTLIQHIPKAILAGAVVIDDATVTEVMSNATGKVTGVRFTHNGIEYIQRAKIVILSAYAVETPRLLLHSATPQHPNGLANSSGWVGKAIMPHSSHDVYAKFKEEIRLYKGTPVLATTQDFYETNIHRGFISGYSLHAHGARPLGIAGELASRANIWGKQLRDTMLDYNHYGRVTMVGNVMPEYCNDVTLSDEKDHLGVPRAKITFSYGENDLRLIDHAVEMMSNILEAAGGKVEYVVPDTAHLMGGCRMGSNPSKSVVNSYCQSHDVNNLFICDASVFVTSTGANPTATVMAIAERTAEYIKNHASDCL is encoded by the coding sequence AACTTTACAGTCGTTGTCATAGAAGCTGGACCAACTAGAGATCCTCAGCACGATTTTGCTTCCGATGAGCTATCGATGCAGCAATTAGCATGGAACGATACACGCATTGTCGCTGGCAACAACCCCTTAACTATGGGACATAATAACTCTGGACGTGGTGTCGGCGGTGGAACCGTACATTTTACTGGCGTTTTCTTGCGTTTTCATGACACGGATTTTCGGATGAAATCACTACATGGCGTTGGAGAAGATTGGCCAATAAGCTATGAAGACTTAGAACCATTTTACGCAAAAGTCGAGAAAGATATTGCCGTGTCAGGTCCTAAGTATTTCCCTTGGGGCAATTTCAACGGTCCATATCCATATCCAGAAAGGGACCCCTTAAGCCCGAATACATATATGTTTATGGATGGCTGTAAGACCTTAGGGATTGTAGCAAGCGTGGCTCCCCTGGCAATTCTGTCTGCCCCTTTTGAAGGCAGACCCCCTTGTATAAACCGTGGGTTCTGTAATCAGGGCTGTATGCCGAATGCAAAATTCAGTACTCTAATTCAACATATACCAAAGGCAATTCTTGCGGGAGCGGTGGTGATAGACGACGCGACTGTCACTGAAGTGATGTCGAATGCAACAGGAAAAGTGACCGGTGTCCGATTCACCCATAACGGTATAGAATATATACAGCGTGCTAAAATCGTTATTTTGTCTGCCTATGCCGTGGAGACACCGCGACTGCTGTTACACTCCGCTACACCACAGCACCCTAATGGGTTAGCCAATAGTAGTGGTTGGGTTGGCAAGGCAATCATGCCGCACAGTAGTCATGATGTATATGCGAAATTCAAGGAAGAGATTCGACTATATAAAGGCACCCCAGTGCTAGCGACTACTCAAGATTTCTACGAAACGAATATTCATCGCGGCTTTATTAGCGGATATTCGCTACACGCTCACGGTGCTAGACCATTAGGAATTGCTGGCGAATTAGCATCACGAGCAAATATTTGGGGTAAACAGCTCCGTGATACGATGCTTGATTATAATCATTATGGTCGTGTTACTATGGTAGGCAACGTCATGCCCGAATACTGTAATGACGTGACTCTATCGGATGAGAAAGATCATCTTGGAGTGCCACGTGCAAAGATCACCTTCAGCTATGGAGAAAACGACTTACGCCTCATTGATCATGCAGTTGAGATGATGAGCAACATCTTAGAGGCTGCAGGTGGAAAGGTTGAATATGTAGTTCCTGATACTGCCCACCTTATGGGTGGATGTCGTATGGGTAGTAATCCATCGAAATCTGTAGTGAATTCTTATTGCCAAAGCCATGACGTGAATAATTTATTTATATGTGACGCTAGCGTGTTCGTCACTTCCACTGGCGCCAACCCGACTGCTACGGTAATGGCTATTGCAGAAAGAACGGCTGAATACATCAAGAATCATGCATCAGATTGCTTGTAA